AGGCCTACTCCGATGAGGTCCATTTTGTTTTCGTTGACGCCTTTGAAGTAAGAGGCTTTGATTTCGACGGTGTTGCCGATGTCACCGATGGCGAAACGGACACCGGCGTTGCCGGTATACCCAAAGGTGGTGCCGCCAACGTTTTTGACGTTGCCGTTCTGGTCGAGCTGATCGGTGGAAGCGCCCCAGTGGAAGCCGCCGCCGCCGCCGATGAAGCCGCCCACGCGGTTTTCGTTATCAGGGGAGGAGCCGGCGCCGAAGTTGAGGTTTACGATCACAGGGGCGTTGATGAGGATGCCGAGTTTCGAACTTTCGGAAGCGCCTTCCCGGGAATTGTACGCGCCGCTGCCGGTAAAGGCCAGGCTGATAGGAATGCCTACGGAAACCGACATGCTTTCCGATTCCACGAAATTGAACCGCGGGGAGTAGGTGAAGCCCACGGATGTGGTGGAAGATTCAACGTCCTTGTACTTTTCAAAAAAAGCGGTAGCGCCGGCGCCGTGCATAAAGGATTGAGACCAGGCACAGGTAGACGTCAGGCATACGCCAAACAGCAATAGCAGTTTTTTCATGTGGGTGTGTAGTGAAAGGGATTAATTAAATTTTAATATTTATAAAAATAGGTATCCGTTTCTAGAAATGAAAGCGTTGGAGGCTTATCTAGATAAAAAAACCGGGCAGGATTACCCGGTCGTTTGAAAAATCCATTGATTGAAATATTTTTTAGCGGGGAATGTCCTTTGAGAGGATAATCACGCTGGATGAAACGGTGGAGGATGGGAAATAATGTTGGGAAGAGTACGGCGCTGTGCCCACTTTTACGGAGTGGACGGTTACTTGTCGTAAGAAATGGGAATCGTTGCCGGTAAGACGGATATGCACGAATGTGGGACCCAGTGGTTCCAGCTGCTCCAGGAAGCGCAGTATTTTCTCGTGGACGGGGTGCTCAAATTCAGTCGATTGCATGGAGTCAGGTGCATTTGTGAATGGAAAGTTAAGGAAATTATACATTGTTGGGTCAGGGCCCAACAACTTTTGGAAAGAAAAAATCAATTTGGCTGCCGCAATCGCATGGCGAACGGCAACCAACATATAGAAAGGAAAGCCATAGGTCAGAATATTAGAAAGATCAGGCAGTCTGCGGGACTTAGTCTCCGCAAACTCGCCGCGTTGTGCCGTGTCGATCATGCGGATATTTCCAAAATAGAACGGGCGGACGTAGACCCGCAATTATCCACCCTGCTGGAGCTGGCGCAGGCCCTTCGGGTGCACCCGGTCACATTTTTTCACATCCATCCCGCCGACAACAACGGTAATAATACCAGCCATCCCATCCATGGCAAAAGGGTACATTGATCAGAAATCATGATGGCCTTCCCGCTTCTTTTTCATCACTTTCAACCGGTACCGCCAGTACACGATCAGCCCCAGGTAACGGCGGATCAGCATGGGCTTGTCGGCCTTGAAAACCCAATCCTCGATGTCAGACGAAAAGCCGTTCATATTATATTTCGCGATGTAAAGCGGGAGGTATTGCTTCCGGAAACGGCTGCTGCCCCATAATTGGATATTCAGCGCGTAATCGGCCAGGATCTTATATTTGAGGTCATAGGCATGATCCCTGAAAACCACCGAAGGATATACGATCGCCTGGTGATTGACGGTGTATTTCGCCATGCGATATTTATTGAATTTCCCGCCGAGGAGATGATATTTCGGCTTGCCTTCCCCGCTATACCACTCTTCACTGTTGGCGTAGTAAATGGTGTTGGGGTCTTTTAACTGATGATACAGCTCCGCGAAACCCGGCAGCAAACGATCGTCGGACCCCAGGAAGTGTACCCAGGTGCCGCGCGCCATCTTTGCGCCTTTGTTCAATGCATCATATATCCCTTTGTCGGGCTCGCTCGTCCAGCGAAGAAACGGGTAGGGGCTTTCCCGGAGGATCGCCATCGTGCCGTCGGTACTGCCGCCGTCGGCTACCACTACTTCCAGCGCGTCCAGTTCCAGCGCGGCAATGGATGCCAGGCAATCGGGGAGATGCGCTTCGGCGTTGAATGTCGCAATAACAATGGTTACCCTGGGCTGTGCGTTCGTATTGTTCATCATAGTTGAAAAGCAAAAATAATATATAATTTGCCCTCCTGAACTGTAATTCCTAATTTGGCGGCCAAGTTCAAAAAGCACCATATGCCAGCTTATAAAGCCAAGTCCCCTGTCCTTTTCATCGTTTTTAACCGCCCGGAACAAGCCCGGAAAGTGTTTTCCCGCATCCGCGAGGTACAGCCGGATAAACTGTACATCGCTGCCGATGGCCCCCGCGCTTCCCGGCCCGGTGATGTGGAAGCCTGCCGGCAGGTCCGCGAGATTGCGCAGCTGGTGGATTGGGATTGTGAAGTGAAAACCCGCTTCTGCGACGTGAACTTTGGCTGCAAAGTGGCAGTTTCCGACGCCATCACCTGGTTTTTCGAGAACGAACCGGAAGG
Above is a genomic segment from Chitinophaga pollutisoli containing:
- a CDS encoding helix-turn-helix transcriptional regulator gives rise to the protein MANGNQHIERKAIGQNIRKIRQSAGLSLRKLAALCRVDHADISKIERADVDPQLSTLLELAQALRVHPVTFFHIHPADNNGNNTSHPIHGKRVH
- a CDS encoding glycosyltransferase family 2 protein — its product is MMNNTNAQPRVTIVIATFNAEAHLPDCLASIAALELDALEVVVADGGSTDGTMAILRESPYPFLRWTSEPDKGIYDALNKGAKMARGTWVHFLGSDDRLLPGFAELYHQLKDPNTIYYANSEEWYSGEGKPKYHLLGGKFNKYRMAKYTVNHQAIVYPSVVFRDHAYDLKYKILADYALNIQLWGSSRFRKQYLPLYIAKYNMNGFSSDIEDWVFKADKPMLIRRYLGLIVYWRYRLKVMKKKREGHHDF